TTCCGTGCCGAAGGGTGCCTTCGTCGCGCTGCTCGGCCCGTCCGGCTGCGGCAAGACGACCTGCCTTCGCATGATCGGCGGCTTCGAGCAGCCGAGCGAGGGCGAGGTGCTGATCGCCGGCAATGTCGCCAACGGCGTGCCGGCCTATCGCCGCCCGGTCAACATGGTGTTCCAGCAATATGCGCTCTTCCCGCATTTCGACGTGGAGAAGAACGTCGCCTACGGCCTGAAGCAGCTCCGTCCGCGGCTGCCGGCCGAAGAAATCTCCCGCCGCGTCGGCGAGGCGCTGGAAATGGTACGGCTTTCCGGCTTCGCCAGGCGCCGCATTCATGAAATGTCCGGCGGCCAGCAGCAACGCGTGGCGCTCGCCCGCGCCCTCGTCAACAAGCCCTCCGTGCTCCTCCTCGACGAGCCGCTGGCGGCGCTCGACAAGAAGCTGCGCACCGCCATGCAGATCGAGCTGCAGACGCTCCAGCGCGACCTCGGCATTACCTTCGTTCTCGTCACCCATGACCAGGAGGAGGCGCTGTCGATGAGCGACCTCGTCTGCGTCATGAGCGCCGGCCGCATCCGCCAGCTCGCGACGCCCCAGGAGGTCTACGACCGCCCGGCCGATCTCTTCGTGGCCGATTTCGTCGGCAAGACCAACCGTTTCGACGGCACGCTGGAGGCCGGCGGCACCATCCGCCTCGGCAACGGCACGGCTCTGCCCGCCCCGCGCGGCGATCTTCAGCCGGGCGCCGTCACCGTGGCGCTCCGCCCCGAGGCGATCCGCCTTGCGCGCGGCGCGGAGGGCGCGACGACGCTGGAGGGCACCGTCACCCATCGCATCTTCCTCGGCTCGGCCGCCGAATACTCCATCGCCATCGACGGGCTGGGCGACCTCCTCGTCACCGCCGAACGCCATAACCAGTCGGAAAACGACCTCGTCGCGCCGGGCGAACGGGTCGCAATCAGCTTCGATCCCGGCACAGCGCATATCTTTCCGGCCTGAGGGGAAACAGGCCCCAAACACAAGGGAACAGTGTGATGTCGAAATGGTTCAGAGACAATGCCCCGATCAGCGCCCATGAGCTGACGGAAGAATTCATGCGCCTGAAGCGCGGCTCCGTCACGCGCCGCCACTTCCTCGGCGTCACCGGCCTCGGCCTTGCCGCCGCCGTGCTCGCCCGCCAGCCCGGCCTCTTCAATTCGGCCGCCTATGCGCAGCAGGAAGACCTCGGCTCGGCCATGTCCATCGCTACCTGGCCGAACTACCACGACCCCGCAACCTTCGAGGCCTTCACCGCCGAGACGGGCGTCGCCGTCGAGGTCAACGTCTTCGGCTCGAACGAGGAGATGCTGGCAAAGCTGCAGGCCGGCGGCACCGGCTGGGACCTGTTCGTGCCCACGAACTACACGATCTCCACCTATGCCGGCCTCGGCCTGATCGATCCGCTCGATCTTTCCAAGGTGCCGAACTTCGACCAGAAGACCCAGAATGTACGTTTCACCAATGAGGGCACGGTCGACGGCAAGGTCTATGCGCTGCCGAAGAACTGGGGCACGACCGGCATCGCCGTCAATTCCGACAAGGTGAAGTCCAAGGTCACGAGCTGGAAGGAATTCTTCGAGATCGCCATGACCGAGGCGGACGGCCGCGCCATGGTGCACGACTACCAGCTCACCACCATCGGCAACGCCCTCGTCTCGCTCGGCTTCTCCTTCAACTCGGTCAAGCCCGAGGAGCTTGCCAAGGCCGAGGAGCTGCTGATCAAGGTCAAGCCGCACCTCTATGCCATCAACAGCGACTACCAGCCCTCCATGCGCGCCACCGACGCCTGGATGACCATGTGCTGGACGAACGACGGCGCGCAGCTCAACCGCGACATCCCGGAAATCCACTTCACGCTCGGCTCCGACGGCGGCGAGATCTGGTCGGACTTCTACGCCGTCCCGAAGGCGGCCGCCAACAAGCCGGCCGGCTATGCGCTGCTCAACTACCTGATGGACCCGCAGCATGCGGTGAAGGAGCACATCGCCAACGGCGCGCCCACCACCGACAGCCGCGTCATCGCCCTGCTGCCGGCCGAGATCACCGGCAACAAGATCGTCTATCCCGACGAGGCAGCGCTGACCCCGCTGGAATTCGGCGCTGCCGTGACGCTCACCGACCCGGCGCGCGCAGAGCTGATGGCGCGGTTCAAGTCGGCGTAACAAAGCACGGGAAGCCGTTCCGACCTGCCGATCTCCCCCCCTTGTGGGGGAGATGCCCGGCAGGGCAGAGGGGGGTGTGGCACCCACCTGCCCCCGCCGGATCGTCGTCCTGGCTGCGCCGTTGCTACCCCCCTCTGTCGGCTTCGCCGACATCTCCCCCACAAGGGGGGAGATCAGAGGGAGTATGCCGCAATGTTTTTCCTTCTCCCCGCTTGCGGGGAGAAGGTGGCCGGCAGGCCGGATGAGGGGCGACCCTCGCAATTCGCAACAGGACCAATGCAATGCCCCTGACGACGACGGCGAAAAGACGGCTGGTGACGACGGCGCTGCTGGCGCCGGCCTCCCTCTGGCTGTTCGTCTTCCTGGTGCTGCCCTTCATCGCCATGGTGGTCTTCTCCGTTGGCGAGCGCGGACCGGCGGGCGGCTACCAGGCGGCCTTCACCCTTGCGCAATATGCCAACCTGCCGGCCCGTTCCGCCGCCTACTGGAACACGCTGATGCTGGCGCCGGTCGGCGCTTTCCTCTGCCTGCTGGTCGCCTATCCGACCGCCTATTACCTCGCCGTCAAGGCAAGCCCGCGCCACCGGCTGCTGCTGGTCTCGCTGGTCGTCGTTCCGTTCTGGACGAGCCTTCTGGTGCGCACCTATGCCTGGATGTATATCCTCGGCTCGCGCGGCATCCCGAACCTCCTCGACATGATCGGCATCGAGAACGTGCGCCTGCTCAACACGCCGGGCGCCGTGCTGCTCGGCATCGTCTACGGCTACCTGCCGCTGATGATCATGCCGATCTATGTCAGCCTCGAAAAGCTCGACCGCCGGCTGCTGGAGGCTTCGGCCGATCTCGGCGCGAAGCCCGTCTCGACCTTCTTCTCCGTCACCCTGCCGCTCTCGCTGCCGGGCGTCATGACGGGCGTCGCGCTCGTCACGATCCTGCTGCTCGGCGAATATCTCATTCCGCAGCTTCTCGGCGGCGGCAAGGTCTTCTTCATCGGCAATGCGCTGGTCGACCTCTTCCTGCAATCGCGCAACTGGCCCTTCGGCTCGGCCATCGCGGTCACGCTGGTCGCCATCGTGGTCGTGGTGCTGATGGTCGCCATGCGCATCGCCTGGAAAATCTCCGGCACGAGACAGGTGGATCTCGTCTGATGCGCGCGCTGATAACCTCCGTCTATCTGTTCCTCTACGCGCCGATCGCGCTGGTCGTACTGTTCTCCTTCAATGCGGGGCGCAATGCCAGCGAGTTCACCGGCTTCTCGACGCAATGGTACGGCAAGGCGCTCGCCAATCCGTTCCTCGTCGCCGCGTTGCAGAACAGCCTGATCATCGCCTTTACCAGCGCCACGCTCGCCGCCGTCTTCGGCACCATGGCCGCCCTTGGCCTGGAACGCCTCGGCGCGCGCACCCGCGCCCTCTTCGACGGCCTGCTCGCCGCCGCCATCGTCGTGCCGGGCGTCGTCATCGGCATCGCGACGCTGGTCGCGCTCGTCGCGGTCTTCGGCGTCGTCAATCCGGCCATCGCCTCGCTCTGGCCGGGTGAGAAACCGCCGCAACTCGGCCTCGGCTACGGCTCGATCATCGCCGCACACGGCCTCTTCACCATGGCGCTCGTGACGATGATCGTGAAGGCGCGCATCGCCACGCTCGGACGCGACATCGTCGAGGCCTCGGCCGATCTCTACGCCACGCCCTTCACCACTTTCCGCGATATCGTCCTGCCGCAGATCCTGCCCTCGGTGCTGGCCGGATTCCTGCTCGCCTTCACCTTCTCCTTCGACGATTTCATCGTGGCCTTCTTCGTCGCGGGCTCCAAGACGACGCTGCCGATCTACGTCTTCGCCTCGATCCGCCGCGGCGTGACGCCGGAGGTCAACGCCATCGCGACGATGGTGCTGGTCGCCTCGCTCTTCCTCATTCTCGTCGCCCGCCTCCTGATGCGGGAAAAGAAAACGAAATCGCCTGCCGGAGAATAACAGATGATCCTGAAGAACCGCGTCGCCATCGTCACCGGGGCCGGCTCCGGCATCGGCCGGGCCGGCGCGCGCATCATGGCGCGCGAGGGCGCGACCGTCTGCGTCGCCGACCGCGACGAGACG
The Shinella zoogloeoides DNA segment above includes these coding regions:
- a CDS encoding ABC transporter ATP-binding protein → MTSASTNDIEFRSVTKRYGAVTAVSDINLSVPKGAFVALLGPSGCGKTTCLRMIGGFEQPSEGEVLIAGNVANGVPAYRRPVNMVFQQYALFPHFDVEKNVAYGLKQLRPRLPAEEISRRVGEALEMVRLSGFARRRIHEMSGGQQQRVALARALVNKPSVLLLDEPLAALDKKLRTAMQIELQTLQRDLGITFVLVTHDQEEALSMSDLVCVMSAGRIRQLATPQEVYDRPADLFVADFVGKTNRFDGTLEAGGTIRLGNGTALPAPRGDLQPGAVTVALRPEAIRLARGAEGATTLEGTVTHRIFLGSAAEYSIAIDGLGDLLVTAERHNQSENDLVAPGERVAISFDPGTAHIFPA
- a CDS encoding spermidine/putrescine ABC transporter substrate-binding protein, with product MSKWFRDNAPISAHELTEEFMRLKRGSVTRRHFLGVTGLGLAAAVLARQPGLFNSAAYAQQEDLGSAMSIATWPNYHDPATFEAFTAETGVAVEVNVFGSNEEMLAKLQAGGTGWDLFVPTNYTISTYAGLGLIDPLDLSKVPNFDQKTQNVRFTNEGTVDGKVYALPKNWGTTGIAVNSDKVKSKVTSWKEFFEIAMTEADGRAMVHDYQLTTIGNALVSLGFSFNSVKPEELAKAEELLIKVKPHLYAINSDYQPSMRATDAWMTMCWTNDGAQLNRDIPEIHFTLGSDGGEIWSDFYAVPKAAANKPAGYALLNYLMDPQHAVKEHIANGAPTTDSRVIALLPAEITGNKIVYPDEAALTPLEFGAAVTLTDPARAELMARFKSA
- a CDS encoding ABC transporter permease; this encodes MPLTTTAKRRLVTTALLAPASLWLFVFLVLPFIAMVVFSVGERGPAGGYQAAFTLAQYANLPARSAAYWNTLMLAPVGAFLCLLVAYPTAYYLAVKASPRHRLLLVSLVVVPFWTSLLVRTYAWMYILGSRGIPNLLDMIGIENVRLLNTPGAVLLGIVYGYLPLMIMPIYVSLEKLDRRLLEASADLGAKPVSTFFSVTLPLSLPGVMTGVALVTILLLGEYLIPQLLGGGKVFFIGNALVDLFLQSRNWPFGSAIAVTLVAIVVVVLMVAMRIAWKISGTRQVDLV
- a CDS encoding ABC transporter permease, whose amino-acid sequence is MRALITSVYLFLYAPIALVVLFSFNAGRNASEFTGFSTQWYGKALANPFLVAALQNSLIIAFTSATLAAVFGTMAALGLERLGARTRALFDGLLAAAIVVPGVVIGIATLVALVAVFGVVNPAIASLWPGEKPPQLGLGYGSIIAAHGLFTMALVTMIVKARIATLGRDIVEASADLYATPFTTFRDIVLPQILPSVLAGFLLAFTFSFDDFIVAFFVAGSKTTLPIYVFASIRRGVTPEVNAIATMVLVASLFLILVARLLMREKKTKSPAGE